In Candidatus Vicinibacter proximus, the genomic stretch GGCCTGAGCCAAATTAATTTTAGTCTCTTTGTCCTGAGGATTTAATTTTAAAGATTGTTTGTAGGCTTCCACACTTTTATCAAATTCCTTTTTGGCAAAGTAGGTGTTCCCAAGATTGTACAAAGCATGTGATTTTTTTACCTCATTACTACCCTCCTGACCAAGACTCTTCTCATAAGCAGATTTGGCTTCATCCAATCTTCCTTGTTGGTAAAGACTGTTGCCTATATTGAATTGCTGATCAAAATAAGGTCTGATTCCATTTACTTTCCGGTATTGTTCTTCCGCTTCCAGAAAATTAGAATCTCTGTATAATTTATCCGCCTTGCGAGATAACATATCCGGATTTTGAGCAAGTATCCATCCACTGTACAACCATATAAGAAAAATCATGCTTCTCATTTTGCAAAATCTTTTTTATAATTCAAAAATCCATCCAAAATCAATAATACTAAAGCGAGAAACAAAGGAAATTGATAATAGGATTCGTAATCATTAAAGGACTGATAACTCAAATCTTTCTTCATCATATTACCCATTTTCTTTCGAAGCTCTGTATACAGATTTTCACCTTGTTCAATTTCAAGAAGCATTCCACCCCCTGCTTCAGAAATTTCCTGCAACAATGCTCTGTTGGGTATGGTCTTGATCAATTCACCACTTTTATCGCGCTTATATGCTTCGACTGAACCAGGAGGATTTGGCACGTAGGACCCTTCTTCTGTGCCTATCGGAATACTTATTATAGTAATTCCTTCCTTTGCTGCTTGCTTTGCAATCTCTAATGACTCTCCTTCATGATCTTCACCATCACTGATCAGGATTAACATTTTATGAAAGCCATCCTTTTTTGGGAAAGACTTTATGGCCATTTTTAAGGCGCTGGAGATGGAAGTTCCCTGTGCAGGCATTGCGGATGGGGTCAACATATCCGATAAGAGTTGTATCGTTGCAATATCGGTGGTGAGTGGAGATTGGAGGTAGGCATCTCCGGCAAAACTGATCAACCCAATTTTATCTGCTGAAAACTTTTCGGTAATTTGTTTAATCAGCAATTTTGCTCGCGCAATGCGGGAAGGCTTGATGTCTGAAGCTTCCATACTTTGTGAAACATCCAGAGCTATAAATATTTCTGCGTTTTGTGATTTCATCTTTTCTCTCTTTTGACCAAATTGAGGATTGGCCAAAGTAATTACGATTAAAAATAAGGAGATACATAGAAAAATAAATTTTCTATACGCTACTTTACTGTCGGAAGATTCTGATTTTTTTAATTGAACCAGGTTACCGAGACTTGACCAAAGTTTCTGAGATCTACTCTGCATGTATATCTTTAACAGCAACATTAAAGGCAGTAAAATAATCAAGACACTATACCCGATCTCTTCAATCCTAAACATTTTTCAAGGGCATTAAAGGATTTAACAAATTTCCCAGAATCCACTGTAATAAAAGTAACGCAATGCCTAGAATTACAAATGGTCTGAATTCATCAGAATATCTACGGAATGTTTTGACTTCAATTTTTGTTTTTTCTAGCGCATCTATTTCACCATAAATTTCTTTTAATTGTTCTGTATTGGTTGCGCGATAATATTTTCCACCCGTATAGGTCGATATTTTTGATAAAAGTCCTTCATCAATATTTACCGGGGCCATCCCAAAAACAAACTCTCCATTTGCCTGTCGACCTATTGGCGAATAAGCCTCCCCTGTGCTTCCTACACCGATAGAATAAATTTTTATCTTATACACTTTCGCCAATTCTGCCGCGAGATCAGGACTAATCTCACCAGCATTATTTACTCCATCTGTGATCAAAATAATTACTTTACTGCTGGTAAGACTATCCTCTTTCAATCGATTTACCGCGGTCGATAATCCCATTCCAATCGCCGTCCCATCTTCCAGATAACCACATTCCAACTGGCCCAATAAATGATTTAAAACATTATGATCTACTGTTAAGGGACATTGGGTAAATCCTTCTCCTGAAAATCCTACCAATCCTATTCGGTCGTAAGATCTCTTGTCAATAAAATCCTTTGCTACCAGTTTACTCACTTCCAGTCTGTTGGGATTAAAATCCTGCGACAACATGCTTGATGACAAATCCATCACTAAAAAAATATCAATGCCATCTGCTTCAATTTTTTCTTCCCGCAATACCCATTGCGGTCTTGCCATGGCCAGGATAAAAAATGCAAGTGCCGCTATTTTGAAATAGGGTAAGATATTTAACAGGAATACTTTCCAGCTTTTCCTTGCCGAAAAATGCATCAAGGTAGGAAAGATCAATTCCACATCCTGACTCTGCTGATTTCTTATTCTGCGAAGCCACAAAAATGGTAATATACCCAAGAGTAATAACATCCAGGGATTTTGCCATTCCAATTGACTGAACCAGTTAATCATAATTCCTTATAATTCAGAATGAGTTTGTGTTGTTTACTTATACCGAATATCCCCGATTGAATGAGTCTTTCTTTTTTCCAGAACGCCATGATCAATAAGAAAGGTAAAAACACTACGATAAAAGGCAATGCCAGTAAAATGAGCATTACCCTCAGCGTAGGATGCTTCGTCTGATCTACTATACTTCTGTGCCATCTGGATAATTGGCCCACCTGCCTTTCATGCAACTGAACCCACTGTGCTGGCAAAGTGAAATAATTTTTCTGAACCATGTTTGAAATTAAAATTAAATCCCTTTGACCATAAGGACCAAATAATTCTAAAAGATTTGCAGGCACTTCTTCTTTCGGATTTTCGAATTGGGCTGACATCTCCACACCGAGGATTTTTTCAAAGGTATTTTTGTTTTGCATATCCAAAATTCTACCAAGAAAATCATTGGACTCTATAAACAATCGCACAAAATCCAGATGGTTTTGATGTTTATTTAATTCCAGATGGAGGTTTGCAAATTTAACCAAATCAATTTCTTTAAGAATAGTTTTAAATTCCTCCAGATGTTTAAAATCCAATTCTGAGTGTTGCATTTTTTCCATCAGCTCAGCTGTTGTAGATTCCATTGCCGGCAGATAGAAAGCTTCCGATACATACCTTCGCAAAATATCCGTCAAATGATCGTAATACAGTTTAACCTCGCCTCTTTGCCAAAGCTTTTGAGTACTTAGGTCTTCTAATTTTTTCAATGCTTTCTGGAGGGCTGTTTCTCGAACCCTGTACTCTATACTACCGGGTGTAATGCTGTCTGCTTTAAAAAATAAATACAACAGAAAAAGCATGCCCAACAAAACCAAAATACCTCCGATCAAATAATACGGTATATAATCCGGAGCCTCTGTTTCGATAATATCCTTAATGGGTCTTAATTGCTGCAAACTGTCCGGCACAAAGGAAACATCTAATTGAAGTGGATTACTTACGGCAGAATCATTTTTATAATAAACTCTGAAAGCCGGAATAAGGTATTGTCCACTGTCAAATACTGTAAACCTAATTCTTCGCTCATAGGATTTATCCGAAAGCTGTTCCCATCTGCCTTTCTCCAGAATTTCCATCCAGGAAATTGTATCCACGTAAGCCAGTGGATCTACTTGAAATTCAAGACTCGTACTTTTTTGTGTAAGTACTTGCTGATCTCCAATAAACATGGAAGTAGAATCAAGTGTCTGCTTAAAAATAAGCTGGGCAATCAGTGATTTACCCAATCCTGTCCACATAAAAATAAATACCAATAAAATCCTCATCCTCATTTACTCCTCCTTTTGAAAAATTGTAACAAAGTGGATATATATGAATACCGGATGTCGATCGCAAGAAAATCTGCCTTGCTTCGCACAAACGATGATTTTGTCTTCAACTGAT encodes the following:
- a CDS encoding tetratricopeptide repeat protein; protein product: MIFLIWLYSGWILAQNPDMLSRKADKLYRDSNFLEAEEQYRKVNGIRPYFDQQFNIGNSLYQQGRLDEAKSAYEKSLGQEGSNEVKKSHALYNLGNTYFAKKEFDKSVEAYKQSLKLNPQDKETKINLAQALQQQRIQQQQQQKQQQQQQQQQQQQQQQQQQQQQQDKKSPEEKSATEENQSPSNGDLKKDEAEQLLKMVDDKDKKVKEKLQRMNRKKERREKDW
- a CDS encoding VWA domain-containing protein codes for the protein MQSRSQKLWSSLGNLVQLKKSESSDSKVAYRKFIFLCISLFLIVITLANPQFGQKREKMKSQNAEIFIALDVSQSMEASDIKPSRIARAKLLIKQITEKFSADKIGLISFAGDAYLQSPLTTDIATIQLLSDMLTPSAMPAQGTSISSALKMAIKSFPKKDGFHKMLILISDGEDHEGESLEIAKQAAKEGITIISIPIGTEEGSYVPNPPGSVEAYKRDKSGELIKTIPNRALLQEISEAGGGMLLEIEQGENLYTELRKKMGNMMKKDLSYQSFNDYESYYQFPLFLALVLLILDGFLNYKKDFAK
- a CDS encoding VWA domain-containing protein, which encodes MINWFSQLEWQNPWMLLLLGILPFLWLRRIRNQQSQDVELIFPTLMHFSARKSWKVFLLNILPYFKIAALAFFILAMARPQWVLREEKIEADGIDIFLVMDLSSSMLSQDFNPNRLEVSKLVAKDFIDKRSYDRIGLVGFSGEGFTQCPLTVDHNVLNHLLGQLECGYLEDGTAIGMGLSTAVNRLKEDSLTSSKVIILITDGVNNAGEISPDLAAELAKVYKIKIYSIGVGSTGEAYSPIGRQANGEFVFGMAPVNIDEGLLSKISTYTGGKYYRATNTEQLKEIYGEIDALEKTKIEVKTFRRYSDEFRPFVILGIALLLLQWILGNLLNPLMPLKNV